In Candida orthopsilosis Co 90-125, chromosome 6 draft sequence, the following are encoded in one genomic region:
- a CDS encoding Rpc34 protein (S. cerevisiae homolog RPC34 has DNA-directed RNA polymerase activity, has role in tRNA transcription from RNA polymerase III promoter and localizes to DNA-directed RNA polymerase III complex, mitochondrion): MSEVSDNAKLLHTKMRESPTSRAFTQQEASNLINVTKESELMLLLQELLNANLIKLSKTGDEIRFQAVSVDDAKKLVSMSDDERMIYSYIEASQREGIWTKTLKAKTNLHQHIVSKCLKNLEHQRYIKSIKSVKHPTRKIYMLYHLQPSIDVTGGPWFTDSELDTEFIDTILEVVWRFIVNKTFPRMDQQQEGQRSINPLQASYIASFQGVDLDQILEFINGSGVSSVELELNDIRSLCDVLKFDDKVEEIDGHSGLFKATRQSLLEKGLMRNLEELKGQIPESTREYLVKNKEYSIFDFKTEVEDFQDEQDFVNLDSFVNV, translated from the coding sequence ATGTCGGAGGTCTCAGATAATGCTAAGCTACTCCATACCAAGATGCGGGAATCCCCCACATCCAGAGCTTTTACTCAACAAGAAGCATCTAATTTAATCAATGTTACCAAAGAATCGGAGTTGATGCTATTACTACAAGAATTACTTAACGccaatttaatcaaattgagtAAAACAGGTGATGAAATACGATTTCAAGCAGTTAGTGTTGACGATGCTAAGAAATTAGTCAGTATGAGTGATGATGAGCGAATGATTTATTCATATATTGAAGCTAGTCAACGTGAAGGTATTTGGACAAAGACCCTTAAAGCAAAGACTAACTTACATCAACATATTGTTTCCAAgtgtttgaagaatttaGAACATCAACGATATATcaaatccatcaaatcAGTAAAACATCCAACAAGAAAGATTTATATGTTGTATCATTTACAACCTAGTATTGATGTTACTGGTGGTCCCTGGTTTACTGATTCAGAATTAGATACTGAATTTATTGACACAATATTGGAGGTTGTATGGAGATTCATTGTCAACAAGACATTTCCCAGAATGGACCAGCAACAAGAAGGGCAACGTCTGATTAACCCATTACAAGCATCATACATAGCGTCATTCCAAGGAGTTGATCTAGATCAAATATTGGAGTTTATTAATGGAAGTGGTGTAAGTTCTGTGGAGTTGGAATTGAACGATATTCGATCATTATGTGATGTATTGAAGTTTGATGATAAGGtggaagaaattgatggaCATAGTGGATTGTTTAAAGCAACAAGACAAAGTTTATTGGAAAAGGGGTTAATGAGAAATTTAGAGGAGTTGAAAGGTCAAATTCCTGAATCAACTAGAGAATATCTTGTGAAGAATAAAGAGTATTCGatatttgatttcaagACTGAGGTTGAAGATTTCCAAGACGAACAGGATTTTGTAAATCTAGATAGTTTTGTAAATGTATGA
- a CDS encoding Arg3 ornithine carbamoyltransferase has protein sequence MSVRAVTTKRILSTSTTSLKSQPRHLVSISQLSNDEFSSLVAKAQHLKQVYKSGHTSAIAENHSKLLGKLVALLFSKRSTRTRISTEGAAAFFGAQPMFLGKDDIQLGVNESMYDTTKVISSMTSCIFARVNKHSDILGLCKDSSVPIINSLCDKYHPLQAIADLLTIKESFGGNTKGLKLAWIGDANNVINDLAIASLKMGINVSISIPESITFDKDVEQDAKAIATQQGLKFEIVNQPQQALHNANIVVTDTWISMGEESQKIAKLKQFAGYQIDANLIKSSQVASNWIFMHCLPRHQEEVADDVFYSDNSVVFEEAENRLYAAMAVIEAFVVNKGDLLK, from the coding sequence ATGTCAGTCAGAGCAGTCACTACTAAAAGGATCTTATCTACAAGCACCACCAGTTTAAAATCACAACCACGTCATTTAGTCAGTATTTCGCAATTATCAAACGATGAATTTTCATCACTCGTTGCTAAAGCCcaacatttgaaacaagtttATAAGTCAGGTCATACCTCGGCCATTGCTGAAAACCACTCCAAGTTACTAGGCAAATTGGTGGCATTACTTTTCTcaaaaagatcaacaaGGACAAGAATCAGCACAGAAGGAGCAGCAGCTTTTTTTGGAGCACAACCCATGTTTTTAGGAAAAGATGATATTCAATTAGGTGTAAATGAATCAATGTATGATACCACTAAAGTCATTAGTTCAATGACATCATGTATCTTTGCCAGAGTCAATAAACATCTGGACATATTGGGCTTGTGTAAAGATTCATCAGTTCCTATTATAAATTCACTTTGTGACAAGTATCATCCATTACAAGCCATTGCTGACTTATTAACGATAAAGGAAAGTTTCGGGGGTAATACTAAAGGCTTGAAATTGGCTTGGATCGGTGATGCGAATAATGTTATTAATGACTTAGCTATTgcaagtttgaaaatgggAATTAACGTGTCCATATCAATCCCAGAATCAATTacatttgataaagatgTCGAACAAGATGCCAAGGCTATTGCAACTCAACAAGGtctcaaatttgaaattgttaatcaaccacaacaagcTTTACACAATGCAAATATTGTAGTTACTGATACATGGATCTCGATGGGTGAAGAGCTGCAGAAAATTGCCaagttgaaacaatttgctGGGTATCAAATCGACGCTAACTTGATTAAACTGAGCCAAGTTGCTTCTAATTGGATCTTTATGCACTGTTTACCCAGGCATCAAGAAGAAGTCGCTGATGACGTTTTCTACAGTGACAATTCAGTTGTGTTTGAAGAAGCAGAGAATAGATTGTATGCTGCTATGGCTGTTATTGAAGCTTTTGTGGTGAATAAAGGGGATTTGTTAAAGTAG
- a CDS encoding Gre2 protein (S. cerevisiae homolog GRE2 has methylglyoxal reductase (NADPH-dependent) activity, 3-methylbutanal reductase activity, has role in growth, ergosterol metabolic process and localizes to cytoplasm, nucleus), producing MTAKVIVSGGTGFIAQHILEQLLNHNYNIVTTVRSQAKGDHLLQLFNSPSTLSYEIVEDVGKPGAFDQVLQKNQDATVFLHTASPFHFKATDIAKELLEPAVEGTKNALKAIQKYGKNIKNVVITSSFAAVGTASKTTDPNYTFTEQDWNEIKWDEAVQNAVSGYRGSKTFAERAAWDFIKENDSQFSLTTVNPGFTFGPQLFTSEVKDQLNTSSEVINSILKLKPTDSIPTFRGTWVDVRDVAKAHVVAFENPKAKNERLILTAGSFTEQSIVDLINAKFPDLNLPKGEPGTDEQVIKEKLATVDNSKTRQILGFKFIDLGKSVIDSVQQILEAKKSRSGAL from the coding sequence ATGACTGCTAAAGTTATTGTTTCCGGAGGAACAGGTTTCATTGCTCAACATATCCTTGAACAACTATTAAACCACAATTACAATATTGTTACCACAGTTAGATCACAGGCTAAAGGTGACCACTTGttacaattgtttaattcgCCATCAACATTAAGttatgaaattgttgaagatgttggTAAACCAGGTGCATTTGACCAAGTAttacaaaagaatcaaGATGCCACAGTTTTCTTACATACTGCCTCTCCATTCCATTTTAAAGCTACCGATATAGCTAAAGAATTACTTGAACCGGCAGTTGAAGGTACCAAGAATGCATTGAAGGCGATTCAAAAATATGgaaaaaatatcaaaaatgtAGTTATTACTTCATCTTTCGCTGCTGTTGGAACTGCCAGCAAGACTACTGATCCAAATTACACATTCACTGAACAAGATTGGAACGAAATTAAATGGGATGAAGCGGTTCAAAATGCGGTTAGTGGATATAGAGGATCCAAAACATTTGCTGAACGAGCAGCATGGGATTTTATCAAAGAAAACGATTCCCAATTTAGTTTGACTACAGTGAATCCCGGTTTTACATTTGGTCCACAATTATTCACATCCGAAGTtaaagatcaattgaatacatcATCAGAAGTGATTAACtccattttgaaattgaaaccaacaGATTCAATCCCTACCTTTAGAGGTACTTGGGTCGATGTACGCGATGTAGCAAAAGCTCatgttgttgcatttgaGAATCCAAAAGCCAAAAACGAGAGATTGATTTTAACTGCTGGTAGTTTTACTgaacaatcaattgttgatttgattaacGCTAAATTCCCTGATTTGAATCTCCCAAAGGGTGAACCAGGCACCGATGAACAAGTGATTAAGGAGAAATTGGCAACTGTTGACAATTCAAAGACGAGACAGATTTTAGGATTTAAGTTTATTGATCTTGGTAAATCGGTTATTGATTCCGTGCAACAAATCTTGGAAGCCAAGAAAAGTAGAAGTGGTGCTTTGTAA
- a CDS encoding phosphatidyl glycerol phospholipase C yields MASTATASRSSSSSQSVLPYTTSTTTTSPVIAGHRGFKSSYTENTLLGFSKCFESGATVIETDLWLSSDDVIIISHDISTKRVFVDQDGNETDYKVTKTPYDPILKSLKTKEGGFPLLSFVDVLRWFKGYIESTGSNEHKLQLDIKKFNPAKISKYLVNDLLKVHSDLSWWYHRIQFGIWDLSFLKYLNQNDFFQDKFGIVNEFGYNQFDIFHISVNWRDSINYINYNYYLDETTPTNKVKIKLTGVSLLYIATWSTEFLTKFVPLLQIQNLKLYSWTVNNKFQFEYLVKVGKLAKLVEYGVISDHPDLMVKYKNHEDTESDTDVEQELEVKPLVAYESKNFYYNEDGELNIELTWNQKLLNWVYKQFMSLNGSQRKITSDAQRFAAKVDPNEVNEVKPNAVITYLFQKCQKYGIF; encoded by the coding sequence ATGGCGTCTACTGCTACTGCTTCTAggtcatcatcatcatcgcAACTGGTGCTTCCTTACACGACAtctaccaccaccacatCCCCTGTAATAGCTGGTCATCGTGGATTTAAGAGCTCATATACTGAAAACACTTTGCTTGGATTTAGTAAATGCTTTGAATCAGGAGCAACAGTTATTGAAACTGATTTATGGTTAAGTTCAGATGATGTTATCATTATATCCCATGATATATCAACTAAACGAGtatttgttgatcaagatgGTAATGAAACTGATTATAAAGTGACCAAGACACCGTACGATCCAATTCTAAAGAGCTTGAAGACAAAAGAAGGTGGGTTTCCTTTGctttcatttgttgatgtattgCGTTGGTTCAAAGGGTATATTGAGTCTACTGGTTCAAATGAACACAAGTTACAGCTTGATATTAAGAAATTCAATCCTGCTAAAATTTCCAAGTACCTAGTCAACGACTTGTTAAAAGTGCATAGTGATTTATCTTGGTGGTATCATAGAATACAATTTGGTATATGGGatttatcatttttgaaatatcttAACCAAAACGATTTCTTTCAAGATAAATTTGGCATCGTTAATGAATTTGGttacaatcaatttgatattttccATATAAGTGTTAATTGGAGAGATTCAATAAACTATATAAACTACAACTACTATTTGGATGAAACTACCCCCACGAACAAAGTCAAGATTAAATTAACTGGGGTTTCATTACTTTATATCGCCACTTGGTCGACTGAATTCCTTACTAAATTTGTTCCACttttacaaattcaaaatttgaagcTATATTCGTGGACAGtaaataataaatttcaatttgaatatctCGTTAAGGTTGgtaaattggcaaaattggTGGAATACGGAGTTATTTCTGATCATCCTGATTTAATGGTTAAATATAAAAACCATGAAGATACCGAGAGTGATACTGATGTTGAACAAGAGTTGGAAGTAAAACCACTAGTTGCTTATGAAAGTAAGAATTTCTACTacaatgaagatggtgaGTTGAATATTGAATTAACCTGGAATCAAAAGTTGCTTAATTGGGTATATAAACAGTTTATGTCCTTGAATGGTTCGCAAAGGAAAATCACTTCAGATGCTCAACGATTTGCTGCCAAGGTTGATCCAAATGAAGTTAATGAAGTTAAACCAAATGCCGTGATTACttatcttttccaaaaatgtcaaaagTATGGAATCTTTTAG
- a CDS encoding Npy1 protein (S. cerevisiae homolog NPY1 has NAD+ activity, role in NADH metabolic process and localizes to peroxisome) — translation MVRTLPPFRIMSQSLHTTIKDLQKDMYYGNEVLNRVSFLREDTEFISKSLFHPSTRFIFFNKQNPLVHKNFANMLTIMTNGDKQVCVDQIEPGQSNNLGYTGNLQFLPLGLMNHVPHWKEILHTWNEDNKNMDKSLRSKGKPTFLFMGLLDESVGLDINSLKVDCELNGDEKYLDHQGRYQGIAYYAVDVSSNKELCRNLVHFVNDTINEKFQTDKTPEENGVFFTHSRKHFLTFESKEASLFSQGAMFFHWLTTNKFCPGCGHPTIPIHAGGKLYCTNEETITANDDTAAAAAAAATASTSDRPNAKSACPVKSAPVSNVSFPRTDMAVISIITNTDRSKILLSLGKRHFTSKMYSCTAGFMEPSETVEIATKREIWEETGVTCDEVNVVMTQPWPFPSNLMIGCIGVVEFNGTNELIHLGHDNELLDARWFDTSFVRKLVYPEQVTEADKDFNPEGIMIPMGQSIAYNLIKMCVDEEDENNKEEYKL, via the coding sequence ATGGTAAGAACGTTGCCGCCCTTTCGCATCATGTCGCAATCATTACACACCACCATTaaagatttacaaaaagaTATGTACTATGGAAATGAAGTACTCAACCGAGTTTCCTTCTTGAGAGAAGACACCGAGttcatttccaaatcattatTTCACCCTTCAACTCGatttattttcttcaacaagcAAAATCCATTAGTTCACAAAAATTTCGCCAATATGTTGACAATAATGACTAACGGTGATAAGCAAGTTTgtgttgatcaaattgaaccGGGGCAATCAAACAATCTTGGATATACTGGtaatttgcaatttctcCCTCTTGGGTTAATGAATCATGTGCCTCATtggaaagaaattttgcatACTTGGAACGAAGATAATAAGAATATGGATAAGAGTTTGAGAAGCAAGGGGAAACCGACTTTTTTATTCATGGGATTACTTGATGAATCTGTTGGATTGGATATTAATTCATTAAAAGTGGACTGTGAATTGAATGGAGATGAAAAATATTTAGACCATCAAGGTAGGTATCAAGGTATTGCCTATTATGCCGTTGATGTATCTTCCAATAAAGAATTGTGTCGTAACTTGGTTCATTTTGTTAATGATACaattaatgaaaaattCCAAACTGATAAAACCCCCGAGGAAAATGGGGTATTTTTCACTCATTCAAGAAAACATTTCCTaacttttgaatcaaaagaagCTAGTTTATTTAGCCAGGGAGCAATGTTTTTCCATTGGTTGACTACTAATAAGTTTTGTCCTGGATGTGGTCATCCAACTATACCTATTCATGCAGGCGGTAAATTGTACTGCACCAATGAGGAAACAATTACGGCCAATGACGACActgcagcagcagcagcagcagcagctaCTGCTTCCACCAGTGATCGACCAAATGCGAAATCAGCATGTCCTGTCAAAAGTGCTCCAGTGTCAAATGTATCATTCCCAAGAACAGATATGGCAGTAATATCAATAATCACAAATACTGATCGATCAAAAATCTTGCTCTCGTTGGGCAAGAGACACTTCACCTCCAAGATGTATTCATGTACTGCTGGATTCATGGAACCTAGTGAAACAGTGGAAATAGCCACCAAGCGTGAAATTTGGGAAGAAACTGGAGTCACATGTGATGAAGTCAATGTAGTAATGACCCAACCATGGCCATTCCCTTCGAACCTAATGATTGGGTGTATTGGAGTGGTTGAATTCAATGGAACTAATGAATTGATCCATTTAGGTCATGATAATGAATTATTGGATGCTAGATGGTTTGATACCTCATTTGTACGTAAATTGGTTTATCCTGAACAAGTAACTGAGGCTGATAAAGATTTTAATCCGGAGGGGATAATGATTCCCATGGGCCAATCAATTGCTTataatttgatcaaaatgtGTGTtgacgaagaagatgaaaacaataaggAAGAGTATAAGTTATAG